A genomic region of Corticium candelabrum chromosome 6, ooCorCand1.1, whole genome shotgun sequence contains the following coding sequences:
- the LOC134181103 gene encoding uncharacterized protein LOC134181103 isoform X1 → MDNPELTDAESDVEATEVDTVTSAEQWSENIVNSYKEFLVSGGTNYTDIPSRKRKSFRRRAKDFTVQDGRLYYTKTPGLLRLALGSKNEQDRAFQECHVNPTGGHLGRTKTTDKIRSRYYWPNQYIDIANQIRKCDRCQRTNSVLKLQSNELHPIPVRSEVWSLVGIDLMGPLTMTIQGNQYILTMTCYFSKWVEAFPISDKTAVTVARALYTAYCRHGAPNDIITDQGREFVNQVCKVLHCQFNVRQRITAAYHPQSNGLDERTNQTIRKCLEKLVIEHEEDWDELLDPVLFAIRTSVQESTKFTPFFLMHGREARFPLEAENSEITSVSQLGDVQQAVHHLKEMRNKVFPQVKENIENSQERQKQQYRKRKGAVVNSIQVGQTVLRLNMLKRTTKGHKMEDTWLGPYRVIEMTASGGCVLRCIKTNSTMKRKVNISQLKIYNTPQKSSELANATSKDDESAATRIKGNSKPNFSDLERQLFDQSLLRLWRTGAIWEAWKAEEDDERELAEHTSSVEECWLSVNVDVALWLDCRTYEKKPTLKRVSDFVLVNSVVHQEFNDFAKAEITPELQLLLDVDLIKVWETDKALSLPRVSRYQNVYVNISSSQLDDLCLWVYDMRKLYNSKGRSLFEVVNKRASMPQTLSSLTSAAESSQRWVHGLDLNETDKCIIQGKCADGFLADKHMHAAHQLLLKQFPYISGLESTLLCQTYGFAHVTSDAIQIHFTGSHHWVTSTCFGKQVRLYDSNAGLHLSPCMETQLAQIYQLAHKDNILMVEQMPVQQQQNGKDCGLFAIAYAFHAALGDDVTIMHFDISKMRQHLIYCLDREELSPFPMEEDKPLETCDRSHFYITLHCTCLLPKTHGKMVECYVCENLYHDRCVTMSGSEPWICAKCR, encoded by the exons ATGGACAATCCAGAGTTGACGGATGCAGAGTCAGACGTAGAAGCTACA GAAGTAGATACTGTAACTTCAGCAGAACAATGGTCGGAAAACATTGTGAACTCATACAAAGAGTTCCTAGTCTCTGGAGGGACAAACTACACTGATATTCCAAGCAGGAAACGAAAGTCAtttagaagaagagcaaaagaTTTTACAGTTCAAGATGGAAGGTTGTACTACACAAAGACTCCAGGTTTACTCAGACTGGCACTTGGTAGCAAAAATGAGCAAGATCGTGCCTTTCAG GAGTGTCACGTAAATCCAACTGGCGGTCATCTGGGAAGAACTAAAACCACTGACAAAATAAGGAGCAGATACTACTGGCCAAACCAGTACATTGATATCGCAAATCAG ATAAGAAAATGTGATAGGTGCCAGAGGACGAATTCtgttctcaaattgcagtcaaACGAACTCCACCCTATTCCTGTTCGTTCAGAAGTGTGGAGTCTAGTTGGAATTGATCTCATGGGACCGCTAACAATGACAATTCAAGGAAACcaatacatactaacaatgacaTGCTATTTCAGTAAATGGGTTGAAGCTTTCCCCATATCAGACAAAACTGCTGTTACAGTGGCCAGGGCTTTGTACACTGCCTACTGTAGGCATGGAGCACCAAACGATATTATCACTGATCAAGGCAGAGAGTTTGTCAACCAG GTGTGCAAGGTACTCCATTGTCAATTCAATGTCAGGCAAAGAATAACAGCTGCTTATCATCCTCAGTCTAATGGACTAGATGAaagaacaaatcaaacaattagaaa ATGCCTTGAAAAATTGGTAATAGAGCATGAAGAAGACTGGGATGAACTCCTTGACCCAGTTCTCTTTGCTATTCGAACCAGTGTTCAAGAGTCCACCAAGTTCACTCCTTTCTTTTTAATGCATGGGCGAGAAGCTAGGTTTCCTTTAGAAGCTGAAAACAGTGAGATCacttctgtcagtcagttgggTGATGTGCAGCAAGCAGTACATCATCTAAAGGAAATGAGAAACAAAGTTTTCCCTCAAGTaaaagaaaacattgaaaacagtcaggaaagacagaaacaacaatacagaaaaagaaaaggagcTGTAGTAAACTCTATCCAGGTTGGACAGACTGTTTTGCGATTAAATATGCTAAAAAGGACAACGAAAGGTCATAAGATGGAAGACACCTGGCTTGGACCATACAGAGTTATAGAAATGACTGCATCTGGTGGCTGTGTCCTTCGTTGCATCAAAACTAATTCAACAATGAAGCGCAAAGTTAATATTAGTCAGCTGAAGatctacaatacaccacagaagTCTTCTGAATTGGCAAATGCGACAAGCAAAGATGATGAATCAGCTGCTACTAGGATTAAGGGCAACAGCAAGCCAAATTTCTCAGATTTAGAACGTCAGCTATTTGATCAAAGTCTGTTACGGCTGTGGCGCACAGGAGCAATATGGGAGGCTTGGAAAGCTGAAGAAGACGACGAGAGAGAG cttGCTGAACATACAAGCTCTGTTGAAGAATGTTGGCTTAGTGTCAATGTAGACGTGGCTCTGTGGCTAGACTGTCGAACATATGAGAAAAAGCCAACATTAAAACGAGTTAGTGATTTTGTGCTAGTAAATTCTGTTGTTCATCAAGAGTTCAATGATTTTGCAAAAGCTGAAATAACACCAGAGTTGCAATTACTACTAGACGTGGACTTAATTAAGGTCTGGGAAACTGACAAAGCACTCTCATTGCCAAGGGTGTCTCGATATCAAAACGtgtatgtcaacatcagcagctctcaacttgatgacctaTGTCTGTGGGTATATGATATGAGAAAGCTGTATAACAGTAAAGGAAGAAGTTTGTTTGAGGTAGTTAATAAGAGAGCAAGTATGCCTCAAACATTGTCTAGTCTAACATCAGCTGCCGAGAGTTCACAAAGA TGGGTACATGGTCTGGATCTCAATGAAACTGATAAATGTATTATACAAGGCAAGTGTGCCGACGGCTTTCTAGctgacaagcacatgcatgctgctCATCAGCTTCTATTAAAGCAGTTTCCCTACATCAGTGGACTAGAGTCAACACTCCTTTGCCAGACTTACGGATTCGCTCATGTAACAAGTGATG CTATTCAGATTCATTTTACAGGAAGTCATCATTGGGTGACTTCAACCTGCTTTGGCAAACAAGTACGACTATACGACAGCAATGCTGGCCTACACTTGTCTCCTTGTATGGAAACACAGCTGGCGCAAATCTATCAATTGgctcacaaagacaacattctcatggtagaacaaatgccagtgcaacagcaacaaaatggtaAAGATTGCGGGCTATTTGCAATAGCATATGCATTTCATGCAGCTCTAGGAGATGATGTAACCATCATGCATTTTGATATTTCCAAAATGCGACAACATCTGATTTACTGTTTGGATCGAGAGGAGCTCTCACCTTTTCCAATGGAAGAAGACAAGCCATTGGAAACATGTGACAGAAGTCACTTTTATATTACTTTGCACTGCACGTGTTTGTTGCCAAAGACACATGGCAAGATGGTAGAGTGTTACGTCTGTGAAAACTTGTATCATGACAGATGTGTCACAATGTCAGGTAGTGAGCCTTGGATTTGCGCTAAATGTAGATAA
- the LOC134181103 gene encoding uncharacterized protein LOC134181103 isoform X2 has product MDNPELTDAESDVEATEVDTVTSAEQWSENIVNSYKEFLVSGGTNYTDIPSRKRKSFRRRAKDFTVQDGRLYYTKTPGLLRLALGSKNEQDRAFQECHVNPTGGHLGRTKTTDKIRSRYYWPNQYIDIANQVCKVLHCQFNVRQRITAAYHPQSNGLDERTNQTIRKCLEKLVIEHEEDWDELLDPVLFAIRTSVQESTKFTPFFLMHGREARFPLEAENSEITSVSQLGDVQQAVHHLKEMRNKVFPQVKENIENSQERQKQQYRKRKGAVVNSIQVGQTVLRLNMLKRTTKGHKMEDTWLGPYRVIEMTASGGCVLRCIKTNSTMKRKVNISQLKIYNTPQKSSELANATSKDDESAATRIKGNSKPNFSDLERQLFDQSLLRLWRTGAIWEAWKAEEDDERELAEHTSSVEECWLSVNVDVALWLDCRTYEKKPTLKRVSDFVLVNSVVHQEFNDFAKAEITPELQLLLDVDLIKVWETDKALSLPRVSRYQNVYVNISSSQLDDLCLWVYDMRKLYNSKGRSLFEVVNKRASMPQTLSSLTSAAESSQRWVHGLDLNETDKCIIQGKCADGFLADKHMHAAHQLLLKQFPYISGLESTLLCQTYGFAHVTSDAIQIHFTGSHHWVTSTCFGKQVRLYDSNAGLHLSPCMETQLAQIYQLAHKDNILMVEQMPVQQQQNGKDCGLFAIAYAFHAALGDDVTIMHFDISKMRQHLIYCLDREELSPFPMEEDKPLETCDRSHFYITLHCTCLLPKTHGKMVECYVCENLYHDRCVTMSGSEPWICAKCR; this is encoded by the exons ATGGACAATCCAGAGTTGACGGATGCAGAGTCAGACGTAGAAGCTACA GAAGTAGATACTGTAACTTCAGCAGAACAATGGTCGGAAAACATTGTGAACTCATACAAAGAGTTCCTAGTCTCTGGAGGGACAAACTACACTGATATTCCAAGCAGGAAACGAAAGTCAtttagaagaagagcaaaagaTTTTACAGTTCAAGATGGAAGGTTGTACTACACAAAGACTCCAGGTTTACTCAGACTGGCACTTGGTAGCAAAAATGAGCAAGATCGTGCCTTTCAG GAGTGTCACGTAAATCCAACTGGCGGTCATCTGGGAAGAACTAAAACCACTGACAAAATAAGGAGCAGATACTACTGGCCAAACCAGTACATTGATATCGCAAATCAG GTGTGCAAGGTACTCCATTGTCAATTCAATGTCAGGCAAAGAATAACAGCTGCTTATCATCCTCAGTCTAATGGACTAGATGAaagaacaaatcaaacaattagaaa ATGCCTTGAAAAATTGGTAATAGAGCATGAAGAAGACTGGGATGAACTCCTTGACCCAGTTCTCTTTGCTATTCGAACCAGTGTTCAAGAGTCCACCAAGTTCACTCCTTTCTTTTTAATGCATGGGCGAGAAGCTAGGTTTCCTTTAGAAGCTGAAAACAGTGAGATCacttctgtcagtcagttgggTGATGTGCAGCAAGCAGTACATCATCTAAAGGAAATGAGAAACAAAGTTTTCCCTCAAGTaaaagaaaacattgaaaacagtcaggaaagacagaaacaacaatacagaaaaagaaaaggagcTGTAGTAAACTCTATCCAGGTTGGACAGACTGTTTTGCGATTAAATATGCTAAAAAGGACAACGAAAGGTCATAAGATGGAAGACACCTGGCTTGGACCATACAGAGTTATAGAAATGACTGCATCTGGTGGCTGTGTCCTTCGTTGCATCAAAACTAATTCAACAATGAAGCGCAAAGTTAATATTAGTCAGCTGAAGatctacaatacaccacagaagTCTTCTGAATTGGCAAATGCGACAAGCAAAGATGATGAATCAGCTGCTACTAGGATTAAGGGCAACAGCAAGCCAAATTTCTCAGATTTAGAACGTCAGCTATTTGATCAAAGTCTGTTACGGCTGTGGCGCACAGGAGCAATATGGGAGGCTTGGAAAGCTGAAGAAGACGACGAGAGAGAG cttGCTGAACATACAAGCTCTGTTGAAGAATGTTGGCTTAGTGTCAATGTAGACGTGGCTCTGTGGCTAGACTGTCGAACATATGAGAAAAAGCCAACATTAAAACGAGTTAGTGATTTTGTGCTAGTAAATTCTGTTGTTCATCAAGAGTTCAATGATTTTGCAAAAGCTGAAATAACACCAGAGTTGCAATTACTACTAGACGTGGACTTAATTAAGGTCTGGGAAACTGACAAAGCACTCTCATTGCCAAGGGTGTCTCGATATCAAAACGtgtatgtcaacatcagcagctctcaacttgatgacctaTGTCTGTGGGTATATGATATGAGAAAGCTGTATAACAGTAAAGGAAGAAGTTTGTTTGAGGTAGTTAATAAGAGAGCAAGTATGCCTCAAACATTGTCTAGTCTAACATCAGCTGCCGAGAGTTCACAAAGA TGGGTACATGGTCTGGATCTCAATGAAACTGATAAATGTATTATACAAGGCAAGTGTGCCGACGGCTTTCTAGctgacaagcacatgcatgctgctCATCAGCTTCTATTAAAGCAGTTTCCCTACATCAGTGGACTAGAGTCAACACTCCTTTGCCAGACTTACGGATTCGCTCATGTAACAAGTGATG CTATTCAGATTCATTTTACAGGAAGTCATCATTGGGTGACTTCAACCTGCTTTGGCAAACAAGTACGACTATACGACAGCAATGCTGGCCTACACTTGTCTCCTTGTATGGAAACACAGCTGGCGCAAATCTATCAATTGgctcacaaagacaacattctcatggtagaacaaatgccagtgcaacagcaacaaaatggtaAAGATTGCGGGCTATTTGCAATAGCATATGCATTTCATGCAGCTCTAGGAGATGATGTAACCATCATGCATTTTGATATTTCCAAAATGCGACAACATCTGATTTACTGTTTGGATCGAGAGGAGCTCTCACCTTTTCCAATGGAAGAAGACAAGCCATTGGAAACATGTGACAGAAGTCACTTTTATATTACTTTGCACTGCACGTGTTTGTTGCCAAAGACACATGGCAAGATGGTAGAGTGTTACGTCTGTGAAAACTTGTATCATGACAGATGTGTCACAATGTCAGGTAGTGAGCCTTGGATTTGCGCTAAATGTAGATAA
- the LOC134180800 gene encoding multiple epidermal growth factor-like domains protein 10 — MTLCLPAGVKGASVIILFVTLFYTGYAHNQTGSNVCTGRYSCVLAYVQELGNVYQSGSMPVLVRMDGICVYNTCADIFGFVNVAAECHPGCATNGGTCTAAFTCLCPAGRVVDLTDPNALEFCSVFAKYLSFPVDLDAVVTALERIALRGAHAETELHATRVQELVPARLDGREQTAIRMEHHVTALLEFVLVLPDITENHASIAAPGGHSVKIAVTLVYAKNRTPSTAVTRAVVVNVDTAGEVRFALTHAHKVSTGPTAYSPAHARMAEHVIPIREIAACSDDWQYWDGTACIACPCEERNSQWCNQLNGQCLCLDGWAPPSCKASCQKGRFGHKCLGRCQCQNGAYCNPRDGSCICTNGYKGLICDQICPYGKHGFYCSGSCRCQNGVCSHVDGFCSCFVGWRGAFCESKCESGFYGDGCRQECSCFNGAVCNLVNGSCTCTDGWLGDDCSKPCPAFHFGADCLQLCNCANAESCSNVDGTCHCKPGWIGSTCSDSCPLGWWGRGCSNICTCHNGGICNHEFGDCNCPEGWTGSTCSQPCGKGMYGQNCKQTCDCKFDFCNSTNGVCLCPEGWTGPRCTESCQSGFYGRDCEKQCDCKFPHCDPYNGTCLCPSGLTGRRCDQAVCSLTCENSGTCTSSGRCQCLSGWTGSACTIPECHPGCSTNGGTCTAPFTCLCPAGLSGPSCQTVTISGISRTEDSSATWAGISIGIVAIVLILLVIVVIVIRRRKRSNSIRLNERQNNSPKAQHFENPCYNSAE, encoded by the exons ATGACGTTGTGTCTACCTGCTGGAGTGAAGGGAGCGTCAGTTATCATCTTGTTCGTAACACTTTTCTACACAGGATACGCTCACAATCAGACTGGTTCCAACGTTTGCACTGGTCGATATAG CTGTGTGCTCGCCTACGTGCAAGAACTCGGGAACGTGTACCAGTCCGGGTCGATGCCAGTGCTCGTCCGGATGGACGGGATCTGCGTGTACAATAC TTGTGCTGATATCTTTGGGTTTGTGAACGTTGCAGCTGAATGTCATCCCGGCTGCGCTACCAACGGTGGAACCTGTACGGCTGCTTTTACGTGCCTGTGTCCAGCAGGGCG aGTTGTTGATCTTACTGATCCTAATGCTCTTGAGTTTTGTAGTGTTTTCGCGAAGTATCTTTCCTTTCCTGTTGATCTT GATGCAGTGGTGACCGCTTTGGAGCGAATTGCGCTCAGAGGTGCTCATGCCGAAACGGAGCTTCATGCAACTCGGGTACAGGAGCTTGTACCTGCACGGCTGGATGGCAGGGAACAAACTGCGATCAG AATGGAGCATCATGTAACCGCGTTACTGGAGTTTGTACTTGTCCTTCCGGATATTACGGAAAATC ATGCGAGTATCGCTGCTCCGGGTGGACATTCGGTCAAGATTGCAGTCACTCTTGTCTATGCAAAAAATCGAACACCTTCAACTGCAGTCACGCGAGCGGTCGTTGTGAATGTCGACACGGCTGGAGAGGTGCGATTTGCACTGACCCATGCCCACAAGGTCTCCACGGGCCCAACTGCATATTCACCTGCACATGCCAGAATGGCGGAACATGTAATCCCTATACGGGAAATTGCAG CCTGTTCAGACGACTGGCAGTACTGGGATGGTACTGCTTGTATTGCATGTCCTTGTGAGGAAAGGAACAGTCAATG GTGTAACCAGTTGAATGGTCAATGTTTATGCCTCGATGGTTGGGCACCGCCATCGTGTAAAGCAAGTTGCCAGAAGGGAAGATTTGGCCACAAATGCCTCGGTCGATGTCAGTGTCAGAACGGTGCATACTGTAACCCAAGGGATGGATCATGCATTTGCACTAATGGCTATAAAGGCCTAAT CTGTGATCAAATTTGTCCGTACGGAAAGCATGGGTTCTACTGTAGTGGGTCGTGTCGATGTCAGAATGGCGTTTGCTCTCATGTCGATGGGTTTTGCTCTTGCTTTGTCGGGTGGCGTGGTGCCTTTTGTGAATCAAAATGTGAGAGTGGCTTCTATGGAGATGGCTGCCGTCAAGAATGTTCCTGTTTCAATGGAGCCGTCTGTAATCTCGTCAATGGTTCCTGCACTTGTACTGATGGTTGGTTGGGAGATGATTGTTCTAAACCATGTCCG GCATTTCATTTTGGGGCAGACTGTTTACAGCTTTGTAATTGCGCTAATGCTGAGAGTTGTTCTAACGTGGACGGCACATGCCACTGCAAACCAGGCTGGATTG GGTCAACGTGCTCTGATTCGTGTCCACTTGGGTGGTGGGGTCGCGGCTGTAGTAATATATGTACATGCCACAATGGAGGTATATGCAATCACGAATTTGGAGACTGCAATTGCCCAGAAGGCTGGACCGGAAGCACATGTTCACAAC CATGCGGCAAAGGCATGTACGGTCAAAACTGCAAACAAACCTGTGATTGCAAATTTGACTTCTGTAATTCGACGAACGGCGTTTGCCTTTGTCCAGAAGGTTGGACCGGACCTCGTTGTACTGAAA GCTGTCAAAGTGGCTTTTATGGACGTGACTGTGAAAAGCAGTGCGACTGCAAATTTCCACATTGTGATCCTTACAACGGGACTTGCTTGTGTCCATCTGGATTGACTGGACGTCGCTGTGACCAGG CTGTGTGCTCCCTTACTTGCGAGAACTCGGGAACGTGTACGAGTTCGGGTCGATGCCAGTGCTTGTCCGGATGGACGGGATCTGCGTGTACAATAC CTGAATGTCATCCCGGTTGTAGTACAAACGGTGGAACCTGTACGGCTCCCTTTACGTGCCTCTGTCCAGCAGGGCTGTCAGGACCTTCATGTCAAACAG TTACAATCTCAGGAATATCAAGGACAGAAGACTCATCTGCTACATGGGCAGGTATTAGCATTGGTATAGTTGCGATTGTTCTGATCTTGCTTGTCATCGTGGTGATCGTAATTCGACGAAGAAAACGTTCCAACAGCATAAG GCTCAATGAGAGGCAGAACAACTCGCCAAAAGCGCAGCACTTTGAAAATCCGTGTTATAATAGTGCAGAGTAA
- the LOC134180802 gene encoding multiple epidermal growth factor-like domains protein 10 — MKYSKEAVVVVLLSVLCAQCAGLPTGPNDCSSRSFADGYYIVVTTLIGFKLAYTLARYACNLAAAELQPNDFNKCNRICPKWTFGYNCSHSCLCKKWNSFKCGHVNGRCECRHGWRGAFCTDSCPQGLFGPNCEFNCKCLNGGLCDRYTGNCRCPVCFVGENCQETATISTGSKEEQSKTNESTRRWAGVGSVILVMLTIILVLVIRRKKGSCTISLNEQQNTLSPDQKYANQCYLTSDKARLDDE; from the exons ATGAAATATTCGAAGGAAGCGGTTGTGGTCGTTTTGTTGTCGGTTCTCTGCGCGCAATGCGCTGGCCTTCCCACCGGTCCCAATGACTGCAGCAGTCGTAG TTTTGCCGATGGATACTATATAGTAGTCACGACCTTGATAGGCTTCAAGCTAGCCTACACCCTTGCAAGATATGCTTGCAATCTGGCGGCTGCAGAGTTGCAACCGAACGACTTCAACAA ATGTAATCGTATCTGTCCCAAGTGGACGTTTGGTTACAATTGCAGCCACTCTTGTCTATGCAAGAAATGGAACTCTTTCAAATGCGGTCACGTGAACGGTCGTTGTGAGTGTCGACACGGCTGGAGAGGTGCGTTTTGCACGGACTCATGCCCGCAGGGTCTCTTTGGGCCAAACTGCGAATTCAACTGCAAATGCCTGAACGGCGGATTATGTGATCGTTATACGGGAAATTGCAG ATGTCCTGTTTGCTTTGTCGGGGAGAACTGTCAAGAGACAG CTACAATCTCAACAGGATCGAAGGAGGAGcaatcaaagacaaacgaGTCAACTCGTAGATGGGCAGGTGTTGGAAGCGTGATTCTTGTGATGTTGACTATAATACTGGTGCTCGTAATTAGACGAAAAAAGGGTTCGTGCACCATCAG CCTCAATGAGCAGCAGAACACCTTGTCACCAGATCAGAAGTATGCGAATCAGTGTTATTTGACTTCAGATAAAGCGCGTCTGGATGATGAATGA
- the LOC134181105 gene encoding uncharacterized protein LOC134181105 yields MMQGVTGICAPGDLCTLVLSSPSQTVTTFQAIDITEYSSLGVVLRFTPTLVGDDCRLSCKHRWVYKPAVLNLQLGIAVGALMCTRVCQLETYGRPGHVYTRTDGDLNTAGNLR; encoded by the exons ATGATGCAAGGTGTCACGGGGATTTGtgcacccggtgatttgtgtacccttgtgcTTTCCTCGCCGTCCCAAACCGTGACAACGTTTCAAGCAATTGATATTACTGAATACTCGTCTCTAGGCGTCGTTTT GAGATTCACTCCAACATTAGTTGGAGACGATTGCAGACTCAGCTGCAAGCATAGATGGGTCTACAAGCCTGCAGTTCTCAACTTGCAACTGGGGATCGCTGTAGGAGCATTGATGTGCACGCGTGTATGCCAATTAGAGACTTATGGACGACCTGGTCATGTgtacacacggacggacggagaTCTTAACACAGCTGGCAATTTAAG ATGA